One stretch of Lysobacter sp. KIS68-7 DNA includes these proteins:
- a CDS encoding RimK/LysX family protein — translation MAPRVVLGWREWLALPALGIVAIRAKVDTGARSSSLHVDKQWRFTEGGAPWAGFRISTGILGGQVIEAQAPVHDERPVTDSGGNASLRVFLRTPLRVAGVEREVEINLTDRRGMLFPMLLGRTALARAFVIDPARSFLHGKPSFGAPTE, via the coding sequence ATGGCCCCGCGAGTCGTGCTCGGTTGGCGGGAATGGTTGGCGTTGCCGGCACTGGGCATCGTCGCCATCCGCGCGAAAGTCGATACCGGCGCGCGCAGTTCTTCGCTGCACGTGGACAAGCAATGGCGCTTCACCGAAGGCGGCGCGCCCTGGGCGGGCTTCCGCATCTCCACGGGCATCCTGGGCGGGCAGGTCATCGAAGCGCAGGCGCCGGTGCACGACGAACGGCCTGTCACCGATTCGGGGGGCAACGCGAGCCTCCGGGTGTTCCTGCGCACGCCGCTGCGCGTGGCCGGCGTGGAGCGCGAGGTGGAAATCAACCTGACCGATCGGCGCGGCATGCTGTTTCCGATGCTGCTCGGCCGGACCGCGCTCGCCCGTGCGTTCGTCATCGATCCGGCCCGCTCTTTCCTGCACGGCAAGCCCTCCTTCGGAGCCCCCACCGAATGA
- a CDS encoding response regulator transcription factor, with product MRILVIEDNQDIAANLGDYLEDRGHTVDFAADGVTGLHLAVVHDFDAIVLDLSLPGLDGLEVCRKLRNEARKQTPVLMLTARDSLDNKLAGFDSGADDYLIKPFALQEVEVRLNALARRGRGVQTRVLNVGELEYNLDTLEVRREGKLLQLNPTALKILQALMEASPAVVTRQELETRVWGEELPDSDSLRVHIHGLRAVVDKPFDTPLIQTRHGIGYRIAAPDAAS from the coding sequence ATGCGCATTCTTGTCATCGAAGACAACCAGGACATCGCAGCCAACCTCGGCGACTACCTCGAGGACCGTGGCCACACGGTCGATTTCGCGGCGGACGGCGTCACCGGCCTGCACCTGGCCGTGGTGCACGACTTCGATGCGATCGTGCTCGACCTCAGCCTGCCGGGCCTGGATGGCCTGGAGGTGTGCCGCAAGCTGCGCAATGAAGCACGCAAGCAGACGCCGGTGCTGATGCTCACTGCGCGCGATTCGCTCGACAACAAGCTCGCCGGTTTCGATTCCGGCGCAGACGATTACCTGATCAAGCCCTTCGCGCTGCAGGAAGTCGAAGTGCGCCTCAACGCGCTCGCGCGCCGTGGCCGTGGCGTGCAGACGCGCGTGCTCAACGTCGGCGAACTCGAATACAACCTCGACACGCTCGAAGTGCGGCGCGAAGGCAAGCTGCTCCAGCTCAATCCCACCGCGCTGAAGATCCTGCAGGCGCTGATGGAAGCCTCGCCCGCGGTGGTGACGCGCCAGGAACTGGAAACGCGCGTTTGGGGCGAAGAACTCCCGGATTCGGATTCCTTGCGCGTGCATATCCATGGCCTGCGCGCGGTGGTCGACAAGCCGTTCGACACGCCGCTGATCCAGACCCGCCACGGCATCGGTTACCGGATCGCCGCGCCAGATGCCGCAAGCTGA
- the metF gene encoding methylenetetrahydrofolate reductase [NAD(P)H] — translation MTLRVPVSFEFYPPKTDEQRLQLDRTAARLKSHKPEYVSCTFGAGGSTLSYTPETVQRLREEHGLDAAPHVSCMGGTQEELRSLLKLYRALGCRRIVALRGDLPSGMARMGDFRYASELVEFIRTEHDGFFHIEVGCYPEMHPQAEDAFADMKHFKAKADAGADGAITQYFYNADAYFRFVDDARKLGIDIPIVPGIMPISNFAQLRRFSEACGAEIPRWIGKRMLAYGDDADSIRAFAAEFVANLCDRLIEGGAPSLHFYTLNLSKPTLNVLDLMR, via the coding sequence ATGACCCTGCGCGTTCCGGTTTCCTTCGAGTTCTACCCGCCCAAGACCGACGAGCAACGCCTGCAACTGGATCGCACCGCGGCCCGGCTGAAGTCGCACAAGCCCGAGTACGTGTCCTGCACCTTCGGCGCCGGCGGTTCGACGCTCTCCTACACGCCCGAAACCGTGCAGCGCCTGCGCGAGGAACACGGGTTGGACGCCGCTCCCCACGTCTCCTGCATGGGCGGCACGCAGGAGGAACTGCGTTCGCTGCTCAAGCTGTATCGCGCGCTGGGCTGCCGTCGCATCGTCGCGCTGCGCGGCGACCTGCCCTCGGGCATGGCGCGCATGGGCGACTTCCGCTATGCGTCGGAGCTGGTCGAGTTCATCCGCACCGAGCACGACGGCTTCTTTCACATCGAAGTCGGCTGCTATCCGGAGATGCATCCGCAGGCCGAAGATGCCTTCGCCGACATGAAACATTTCAAGGCGAAGGCCGACGCGGGCGCGGACGGGGCGATCACGCAGTATTTCTACAACGCCGACGCGTACTTCCGCTTCGTCGACGACGCACGCAAGCTCGGCATCGACATCCCGATCGTGCCGGGCATCATGCCGATCTCCAACTTCGCGCAGTTGCGGCGTTTCTCCGAAGCTTGCGGCGCGGAGATCCCGCGGTGGATCGGCAAGCGCATGCTCGCTTACGGGGACGATGCCGATTCGATCCGCGCGTTCGCGGCCGAGTTCGTCGCCAACCTGTGCGACCGGCTGATCGAAGGCGGCGCACCGTCGCTCCACTTCTACACGCTCAATCTTTCGAAACCGACTCTGAACGTCCTCGATCTCATGCGTTGA
- a CDS encoding metal-dependent hydrolase: MDSFTHLFVGGAIAAAIAPPGHRRAALLAGAALNTLPDIDVLPLLLSGDPVVRMTWHRAATHSLLVLPWVGLLLWWWFRGRGGRVAEAPRRWFWIFQCALLSHPLLDACTIYGTQLWWPLPVQPTMQGALFIFDPALTLPLVIGCLMAAWFGARPAAGKALAASIAIACAYIGWAFFAQSMVDRAAQRSLAAMGLGDAPRFVTPMPFNTLLWRVVAMTPDGFVEGQRSVVADRGPMPFTHHPSDTRALEEVRAQPNVARLLWFNHHFAKAEVHENKLMLTDLRMGAEPDYAFRFAVAEREGDAWRAIPTEEMAWPWDARRRLREMWTRIWVEPTS, from the coding sequence ATGGACTCGTTCACACACCTGTTCGTCGGTGGCGCGATCGCCGCCGCCATCGCCCCGCCGGGCCATCGCCGCGCGGCCTTGCTGGCCGGCGCGGCCCTCAACACGCTGCCCGACATCGATGTCCTGCCCTTACTGCTGAGCGGCGACCCGGTCGTGCGCATGACCTGGCACCGCGCGGCGACGCACTCGCTGCTCGTGCTTCCCTGGGTGGGGCTGCTGCTGTGGTGGTGGTTCCGGGGCAGGGGCGGGCGCGTGGCGGAAGCGCCGCGACGATGGTTCTGGATCTTCCAGTGCGCGTTGCTGTCGCACCCGTTGCTCGACGCCTGCACGATCTACGGCACGCAGCTGTGGTGGCCATTGCCGGTGCAGCCGACGATGCAGGGCGCGCTCTTCATCTTCGACCCCGCGCTGACCCTGCCACTGGTGATCGGTTGCCTGATGGCGGCGTGGTTCGGTGCCCGGCCCGCGGCGGGCAAGGCCTTGGCCGCGTCGATCGCGATCGCCTGCGCCTACATCGGGTGGGCCTTCTTCGCGCAGTCGATGGTGGATCGCGCGGCCCAGCGTTCGCTCGCTGCGATGGGCCTGGGCGACGCGCCGCGCTTCGTCACGCCGATGCCGTTCAACACGCTGCTGTGGCGCGTGGTGGCGATGACGCCGGACGGGTTCGTCGAAGGGCAGCGCTCGGTGGTCGCCGACCGCGGGCCGATGCCGTTCACCCACCATCCTTCGGACACCCGCGCGCTGGAGGAAGTGCGCGCGCAACCGAACGTGGCGCGCCTGCTGTGGTTCAACCACCACTTCGCGAAGGCCGAGGTCCACGAAAACAAGCTCATGCTGACGGACCTGCGCATGGGCGCGGAACCGGATTACGCCTTCCGCTTCGCGGTGGCCGAGCGCGAAGGCGATGCATGGCGCGCGATCCCGACGGAAGAAATGGCGTGGCCGTGGGATGCGCGTCGTCGCTTGCGCGAGATGTGGACGCGCATCTGGGTCGAGCCGACGAGCTGA
- a CDS encoding autotransporter domain-containing protein, with the protein MKSNHRAFRPVRRLLAAALAFAALPAAAQTYSQTVFFGDSLTDSGWFRPALIQVGGPSAAVLGRFSTNPTQVWSEHLADYYGTNATSANQGGTNWATGGARTGTTYAGPLGEIASLNTQITRYLTANGGHADANALYSVWGGANDLFAITDGADPATTMAQAVGAQVTNVAMLSGAGARYIMVATVPDLGATPAFRAQGPVAQATGTALASTYNDALFNGLASQGLRVIPLDTFNLLREVIADPGAYGFTNITGTACQPQITASSLTCNPGTYVSGDAPNTYLFADGVHPTGRTHEMIAQYAESILEAPRQIALLPYTQSLTGKMRAEQVSSHVAGKPEQDGVAWWGNVRGDNQRSEANNYDGTGPAVLFGVDWSSGDFVFGGFAGWGSQDFDFGHRMGDFQQDDLSIGGFAGWYSGDAWVNAQLSWTKTSYDVDRRVHLGPVERGYEGSPDGDNTTFGLNGGWDFHAGAFTHGPVASVLVQRISVDGYAENRVDSAGLAYPDQDLDSTVGSLGWQASYKIHDTAMPYAKIAWEHEFEDAPEEAFARSLTLASTLPYAVPNLQHDENYGTLSLGVRTQFWGVDTDIGAMGSFDQTGGDYATVFVTFGKHF; encoded by the coding sequence ATGAAGTCGAACCACCGGGCCTTCCGGCCCGTCCGCCGTCTCCTTGCCGCCGCGCTCGCATTCGCCGCCTTGCCGGCCGCCGCGCAGACCTATTCGCAGACCGTGTTCTTCGGCGACAGCCTCACCGACTCGGGCTGGTTCCGTCCGGCGTTGATCCAGGTCGGTGGTCCGTCGGCCGCGGTGCTTGGGCGCTTCAGCACCAACCCGACGCAGGTGTGGTCCGAACACCTCGCCGATTACTACGGCACCAATGCGACCAGCGCCAACCAGGGCGGCACCAACTGGGCCACCGGCGGTGCGCGCACCGGCACGACGTACGCCGGTCCGCTTGGCGAGATCGCATCGCTCAATACGCAGATCACGCGTTACCTCACCGCCAACGGCGGCCATGCGGACGCCAACGCGCTGTACAGCGTGTGGGGCGGCGCGAACGACCTGTTCGCCATCACCGACGGCGCCGATCCGGCGACCACGATGGCGCAGGCGGTCGGCGCGCAAGTGACCAACGTCGCGATGCTCTCCGGCGCCGGCGCGCGTTACATCATGGTGGCCACGGTGCCGGACCTCGGCGCGACGCCGGCCTTCCGCGCGCAGGGCCCGGTTGCACAAGCCACCGGCACCGCGCTGGCGTCCACGTACAACGACGCGCTGTTCAACGGCCTGGCCTCGCAGGGCCTGCGCGTGATTCCGCTCGACACCTTCAACCTGTTGCGCGAAGTCATCGCCGATCCGGGCGCCTACGGTTTCACCAACATCACCGGCACCGCGTGCCAGCCGCAGATCACCGCGTCCTCGCTCACCTGCAACCCGGGCACGTACGTGTCGGGAGATGCGCCGAACACCTACCTGTTCGCCGACGGCGTGCATCCCACGGGCCGCACGCACGAGATGATCGCGCAGTACGCCGAATCGATCCTCGAAGCACCGCGCCAGATCGCGCTGTTGCCGTACACGCAATCGCTGACCGGCAAGATGCGCGCCGAGCAGGTGTCCTCGCACGTCGCCGGCAAGCCGGAACAGGACGGCGTGGCGTGGTGGGGCAACGTGCGCGGCGACAACCAGCGCTCGGAAGCGAACAACTACGACGGCACGGGTCCGGCGGTGTTGTTCGGTGTCGACTGGTCGAGCGGCGACTTCGTGTTCGGCGGCTTCGCGGGCTGGGGCTCGCAGGACTTCGACTTCGGCCATCGCATGGGCGACTTCCAGCAGGACGACCTGTCGATCGGCGGCTTCGCCGGTTGGTATTCGGGCGATGCCTGGGTCAACGCGCAGCTGAGCTGGACCAAGACCAGCTACGACGTGGACCGTCGCGTGCACCTCGGCCCGGTCGAGCGCGGCTATGAAGGCTCCCCGGACGGCGACAACACCACCTTCGGCCTCAACGGCGGTTGGGACTTCCACGCCGGCGCGTTCACGCATGGTCCGGTGGCGTCGGTGCTCGTCCAGCGCATCAGCGTCGATGGCTATGCCGAAAACCGCGTCGACTCCGCGGGCCTGGCCTATCCCGACCAGGATCTCGACTCGACGGTCGGCAGCCTCGGCTGGCAGGCCAGCTACAAGATCCACGACACGGCCATGCCGTACGCGAAGATCGCGTGGGAACACGAGTTCGAAGACGCGCCGGAAGAAGCGTTCGCACGTTCGCTCACGCTCGCGAGCACGCTGCCGTATGCCGTGCCGAACCTGCAGCACGACGAGAACTACGGCACGCTCTCGCTCGGCGTGCGCACGCAGTTCTGGGGCGTGGACACCGACATCGGCGCGATGGGCAGCTTCGACCAGACCGGCGGCGACTATGCGACGGTCTTCGTGACCTTCGGCAAGCACTTCTGA
- the ahcY gene encoding adenosylhomocysteinase → MNAQVKPSHDYKVADISLADWGRKEIDIAEHEMPGLMSIRRKHAAAKPLKGVRVTGSLHMTIQTAVLIETLKDVGADVRWASCNIFSTQDHAAAAIAATGTPVFAWKGETLEEYWDCTLDAVTFPGGKGPELVVDDGGDVTLLIHKGYELEQGSDWVNTPSDSHEEQIIKNLLKRVAKERPGFWTNVVKDWKGVSEETTTGVHRLYQIAEQGKLLVPAINVNDSVTKSKFDNLYGCRESLADGLKRAMDVMLAGKVAVVCGYGDVGKGSAHSLRAYGARVVVTEIDPICALQAAMEGFEVNTLESTLGRADIYVTTTGNKDVITLEHMKAMKDQAIVCNIGHFDNEIQVDALNASGAQRINIKPQVDKYVFANGNAMFLLAEGRLVNLGCATGHPSFVMSNSFSNQTLAQIDLWANKDKYEKTVYRLPKHLDEEVARLHLEKIGVKLTKLTQAQADYLGVSLEGPFKPEHYRY, encoded by the coding sequence ATGAACGCACAAGTCAAACCGTCCCACGATTACAAGGTCGCCGACATCTCGCTCGCCGACTGGGGCCGCAAGGAAATCGACATCGCCGAGCACGAGATGCCGGGCCTGATGTCCATCCGCCGCAAGCACGCCGCCGCCAAGCCGCTCAAGGGCGTGCGCGTGACCGGCTCGCTGCACATGACCATCCAGACCGCCGTGCTGATCGAGACGCTCAAGGACGTCGGCGCCGACGTGCGCTGGGCCTCGTGCAACATCTTCTCGACGCAGGACCACGCCGCCGCCGCGATCGCCGCGACCGGCACGCCTGTGTTCGCGTGGAAGGGCGAGACGCTGGAGGAATACTGGGACTGCACGCTCGACGCAGTGACCTTCCCGGGTGGCAAGGGTCCGGAACTCGTCGTCGACGACGGCGGCGACGTGACACTGCTGATCCACAAGGGCTATGAACTCGAACAGGGTTCGGATTGGGTGAACACGCCGTCCGACTCGCACGAAGAGCAGATCATCAAGAACCTGCTCAAGCGCGTCGCCAAGGAGCGCCCGGGCTTCTGGACCAACGTCGTCAAGGACTGGAAGGGCGTCTCCGAAGAGACGACCACCGGCGTGCACCGCCTCTACCAGATCGCCGAACAGGGCAAGCTGCTGGTGCCGGCGATCAACGTCAACGACTCGGTCACCAAGTCGAAGTTCGACAACCTCTACGGCTGCCGCGAATCGCTGGCCGACGGCCTGAAGCGCGCGATGGACGTGATGCTCGCCGGCAAGGTCGCGGTGGTGTGCGGCTACGGCGACGTCGGCAAGGGTTCGGCGCACTCGCTGCGTGCCTACGGCGCGCGCGTCGTGGTCACCGAGATCGACCCGATCTGCGCCCTGCAGGCCGCGATGGAAGGCTTCGAGGTCAACACCCTCGAAAGCACGCTCGGCCGCGCCGACATCTACGTGACGACGACGGGCAACAAGGACGTCATCACGCTCGAGCACATGAAGGCCATGAAGGACCAGGCCATCGTCTGCAACATCGGCCACTTCGACAACGAGATCCAGGTCGACGCACTGAATGCCTCCGGCGCCCAGCGCATCAACATCAAGCCGCAGGTCGACAAGTACGTCTTCGCGAACGGCAACGCGATGTTCCTGCTCGCCGAAGGCCGCCTGGTGAACCTCGGCTGCGCCACCGGCCACCCGAGCTTCGTCATGTCGAACTCGTTCTCGAACCAGACGCTCGCGCAGATCGACCTGTGGGCGAACAAGGACAAGTACGAGAAGACGGTGTACCGCCTGCCGAAGCACCTCGACGAGGAAGTCGCGCGCCTGCACCTGGAGAAGATCGGCGTGAAGCTGACCAAGCTCACGCAGGCCCAGGCGGACTACCTCGGCGTGTCGCTCGAGGGCCCGTTCAAGCCCGAGCACTACCGCTACTGA
- a CDS encoding branched-chain amino acid transaminase: MTMRYPEWIWHNGSIKPWAEATTHVMSHALHYGSSVFEGIRCYETPDGPAIFRLTDHNRRLFASARIYEMAMPYTVDEINAACRAVIKKNALGKAYLRPVAYRGLGGFGLSADTPTDVAVAAWQMGAYLGEGVLEEGIDACVSSWQRFAPNTIPAGAKAGGNYLSGQLVAREARRLGFGEGIALASTGLLSEGAGENLFLVFDGALHTTPVSAALLNGITRNTLITLARDNGIDVVERDLPREYLYLCDELFMCGTAAEITPIRSVDGRQVGAGRAGPVTRRIQELFFGLFNGKTPDKYGWLEPVG, from the coding sequence ATGACGATGCGCTACCCCGAATGGATCTGGCACAACGGATCCATCAAGCCCTGGGCCGAGGCCACCACGCATGTCATGTCGCATGCGCTCCACTACGGCTCGTCGGTTTTCGAAGGCATTCGCTGCTACGAGACGCCCGACGGCCCCGCGATCTTCCGACTGACCGACCACAACCGTCGCCTGTTCGCCTCCGCGCGCATCTACGAGATGGCGATGCCGTACACGGTGGACGAGATCAACGCCGCGTGCCGCGCCGTGATCAAGAAGAATGCGTTGGGCAAGGCCTACCTGCGCCCGGTCGCGTATCGCGGCCTCGGCGGTTTCGGCCTCTCTGCCGACACGCCGACCGACGTCGCCGTCGCCGCGTGGCAGATGGGTGCGTACCTCGGGGAAGGCGTGCTCGAGGAAGGCATCGATGCCTGCGTGTCGAGCTGGCAGCGCTTCGCGCCGAACACCATCCCCGCGGGTGCGAAGGCGGGCGGCAACTATCTCTCCGGCCAGCTGGTCGCGCGCGAAGCGCGTCGCCTCGGCTTCGGCGAAGGCATCGCGCTCGCTTCCACGGGCCTGCTCAGCGAAGGCGCGGGCGAAAACCTGTTCCTGGTGTTCGACGGCGCGCTGCACACCACGCCCGTCAGCGCCGCGCTGCTCAACGGCATCACGCGCAACACGCTGATCACGCTCGCGCGCGACAACGGCATCGATGTCGTCGAACGCGACCTGCCGCGCGAATACCTCTACCTGTGCGACGAACTCTTCATGTGCGGCACGGCGGCGGAAATCACGCCGATCCGTTCGGTCGACGGCCGCCAGGTCGGCGCCGGTCGCGCGGGCCCGGTGACGCGTCGCATCCAGGAGCTGTTCTTCGGCCTGTTCAACGGCAAGACGCCGGACAAGTACGGTTGGCTCGAACCGGTCGGCTGA
- the rimK gene encoding 30S ribosomal protein S6--L-glutamate ligase has translation MKLAILSRNAKLYSTRRLVEAARERGHSVRVLDPLRCYMRIAVDGFAMHHQGRPLTGYQAVIPRIGASVTRYGTAVLRQFELMGSYTPNPSDSILKARDKLRCHQILAAQGLGLPATVFGDNPDDTGDLLKMLGPTPHVIKLNEGTQGAGVMLTEKLSASRSVIEALRGLYANFLVQEFVAEAKGADLRCFVVGGQVVATMKRQAPRGDFRSNLHRGGTAKAVTATAAEQQTAVRAAQLLGLGVAGVDLIRSRRGPLILEVNASPGLEGIETASGVDIAGSIIECVAKSAKRSSSPAPKALVHPG, from the coding sequence ATGAAACTCGCGATCCTCTCGCGCAATGCCAAGCTCTACTCGACCCGGCGCCTGGTCGAGGCGGCGCGCGAACGCGGCCACAGCGTGCGCGTGCTCGATCCCTTGCGCTGCTACATGCGCATCGCCGTGGACGGCTTCGCCATGCACCACCAGGGCAGGCCGCTGACGGGCTACCAGGCGGTGATCCCGCGCATCGGTGCATCGGTCACGCGCTACGGCACGGCCGTGCTGCGCCAGTTCGAGCTGATGGGTTCCTACACGCCCAATCCGTCCGATTCGATCCTCAAGGCGCGCGACAAGCTGCGTTGCCACCAGATCCTCGCCGCGCAGGGCCTGGGCCTGCCGGCCACCGTGTTCGGCGACAACCCCGACGACACGGGCGATTTGCTGAAGATGCTCGGCCCCACGCCGCACGTCATCAAGCTCAATGAGGGCACGCAGGGCGCGGGCGTGATGCTCACCGAAAAGCTCTCCGCCTCGCGCAGCGTGATCGAAGCCTTGCGCGGCCTGTATGCGAATTTCCTGGTGCAGGAGTTCGTCGCCGAAGCCAAGGGTGCGGACCTGCGGTGCTTCGTCGTCGGTGGACAGGTCGTCGCGACGATGAAGCGGCAGGCACCGCGCGGCGATTTCCGTTCGAACCTCCATCGCGGCGGCACGGCCAAGGCCGTCACCGCGACCGCGGCCGAACAGCAGACGGCGGTTCGGGCCGCCCAGCTGCTCGGGCTGGGGGTGGCGGGCGTGGACCTCATCCGGTCCCGGCGCGGCCCCCTGATCCTGGAGGTCAACGCCTCCCCCGGCCTGGAGGGGATCGAGACGGCCAGCGGCGTCGATATTGCAGGGAGCATCATCGAATGCGTGGCGAAGAGCGCCAAACGGTCGTCTTCGCCCGCCCCCAAGGCCCTGGTCCACCCGGGGTGA
- a CDS encoding HAMP domain-containing sensor histidine kinase: MPQADTARRPVRRYRRQLRSRIILSFVLLGFGLTALFAYAVDKVRNQVEDKLVVDLMNRNIDLYAQQYARDPQNPSLPVDQIRAFAFTPDKFESVRENQPQWYELPDGIHGLSGVDESGAAFSYKLAVRKTPQVWFFLAYDMTQTLRGQEQFNRAIYGSVVLFTLLSLLVGWWAASRVMSPVSELANRLKRSGRSTDPVSLAAHFPNDEVGQLAAALDDYAARLTEVVQRDREFNADVSHELRTPLAVIRGATELLLARPELDDRMQARLRRIQRAEQQCTDLISALLLLSRNERGHGVCDVRKVADQLLDTHRAQLGGKPLVLRMEGEGGVVVDAPEAAVAVALGNLIGNAVKYTHEGEVVVRMLSDAVEVIDTGPGLTAEEAARLFERGFRGTHAEHSQGAGIGLSIVRRLCALYGWDVRVVPGEKRGVVATLRFGEVKP, translated from the coding sequence ATGCCGCAAGCTGACACCGCGCGCCGCCCCGTCCGCCGTTACCGGCGGCAGCTCCGCAGCCGCATCATTTTGTCGTTCGTCCTGCTCGGGTTCGGGCTGACGGCGCTGTTCGCCTACGCGGTGGACAAGGTGCGCAACCAGGTCGAGGACAAACTCGTCGTCGACCTGATGAACCGCAACATCGACCTGTACGCGCAGCAGTACGCGCGCGATCCGCAGAACCCGAGCCTGCCGGTCGACCAGATCCGCGCGTTCGCGTTCACGCCCGACAAGTTCGAGAGCGTGCGCGAGAACCAGCCGCAGTGGTACGAGCTGCCCGACGGCATCCACGGCCTCAGCGGCGTGGACGAAAGCGGCGCGGCGTTCTCCTACAAGCTCGCGGTGCGCAAGACGCCGCAGGTGTGGTTCTTCCTCGCCTACGACATGACGCAGACGCTGCGCGGGCAGGAGCAGTTCAATCGTGCGATCTACGGCTCGGTGGTGTTGTTCACGCTGCTTTCGCTGCTCGTCGGTTGGTGGGCGGCCTCGCGCGTGATGAGCCCGGTGTCGGAACTGGCGAACCGACTGAAGCGCTCGGGGCGCAGTACCGATCCGGTTTCGCTCGCCGCGCATTTCCCGAACGACGAAGTCGGCCAGCTCGCCGCCGCGCTCGACGATTACGCCGCGCGCCTGACCGAAGTCGTGCAGCGCGACCGCGAATTCAACGCCGACGTCAGCCATGAATTGCGCACGCCGCTGGCGGTGATCCGCGGTGCGACCGAGCTGCTGCTCGCGCGCCCCGAACTCGACGATCGCATGCAGGCGCGCCTGCGTCGCATCCAGCGCGCCGAACAACAGTGCACGGACCTGATCAGCGCGCTGCTTCTGCTCTCGCGCAACGAGCGCGGCCATGGCGTGTGCGATGTGCGCAAGGTGGCCGACCAGTTGCTCGACACCCATCGCGCGCAGCTGGGCGGCAAGCCGCTGGTGCTGCGGATGGAAGGCGAGGGCGGCGTGGTGGTGGATGCGCCGGAGGCCGCGGTCGCGGTGGCGCTCGGCAACCTCATCGGCAACGCGGTGAAGTACACGCACGAGGGCGAGGTCGTCGTGCGCATGCTGTCCGATGCGGTCGAGGTGATCGACACCGGCCCGGGGCTCACGGCAGAAGAAGCGGCGCGCTTGTTCGAGCGCGGTTTCCGCGGCACGCACGCCGAGCATTCGCAGGGCGCGGGCATCGGTCTGTCCATCGTGCGCCGCCTCTGCGCGCTCTACGGCTGGGACGTGCGCGTGGTGCCGGGCGAGAAGCGTGGCGTCGTCGCCACGCTTCGCTTCGGTGAAGTCAAGCCCTGA
- the metK gene encoding methionine adenosyltransferase, with protein sequence MTSSSYLFTSESVSEGHPDKIADQISDAVLDAILAQDKRARVACETMVKTGAAIVAGEVTTGAWVDIESLARKVINDIGYDNSDVGFDGHTCAIINMLGKQSPDIAAGVDRKKPEEQGAGDQGLMFGYACNEAPEFMPAPIYYSHRLVEQQAKVRKAKNSKLPWLRPDAKSQVTLRYEGNKIVGLDAVVLSTQHDPGIKQKDLVEGVYEHILKPVLPKNWLDKLPKNKVHINPTGIFVIGGPVGDCGLTGRKIIVDSYGGMARHGGGAFSGKDPSKVDRSAAYAARYVAKNIVAAGLADKCEVQVSYAIGVAEPTSISVTTFGTGKISDDKIEKLIRKHFDLRPYGIVKMLDLIHPVYQATASYGHFGRKPKEVEYVDGNGKKHKATAFSWEKTDKADELRKDGGLKK encoded by the coding sequence ATGACCAGCTCCAGCTACCTGTTTACCTCCGAATCCGTTTCCGAAGGCCATCCCGACAAGATCGCGGACCAGATCTCCGACGCGGTGCTCGACGCCATCCTGGCGCAGGACAAGCGCGCGCGCGTGGCTTGCGAAACGATGGTGAAGACGGGTGCCGCAATTGTTGCCGGTGAAGTGACCACCGGTGCGTGGGTCGACATCGAATCCCTCGCGCGCAAGGTCATCAACGACATCGGCTACGACAACTCCGACGTCGGCTTCGACGGCCACACCTGCGCGATCATCAACATGCTCGGCAAGCAGTCGCCGGACATCGCCGCGGGCGTGGACCGCAAGAAGCCGGAAGAACAGGGCGCGGGCGACCAGGGCCTGATGTTCGGCTACGCCTGCAACGAAGCGCCGGAATTCATGCCCGCGCCGATCTACTACTCGCACCGCCTGGTCGAGCAGCAGGCCAAGGTGCGCAAGGCGAAGAACTCCAAGCTGCCGTGGCTGCGCCCCGATGCGAAGTCGCAGGTCACGCTGCGCTATGAAGGCAACAAGATCGTCGGCCTCGACGCCGTCGTGCTTTCCACGCAGCACGATCCGGGCATCAAGCAGAAGGACCTGGTCGAGGGCGTGTACGAGCACATCCTCAAGCCGGTGCTGCCGAAGAACTGGCTCGACAAGCTGCCGAAGAACAAGGTGCACATCAATCCGACCGGCATCTTCGTGATCGGCGGCCCGGTGGGCGACTGCGGCCTGACCGGCCGCAAGATCATCGTCGACAGCTACGGCGGCATGGCCCGCCACGGCGGCGGCGCGTTCTCGGGCAAGGATCCGTCGAAGGTCGACCGTTCGGCCGCCTACGCGGCGCGCTACGTGGCGAAGAACATCGTCGCGGCGGGCCTGGCCGACAAGTGCGAAGTGCAGGTCTCCTACGCGATCGGCGTCGCCGAGCCGACCTCGATCTCGGTGACCACCTTCGGCACCGGCAAGATCTCCGACGACAAGATCGAAAAGCTGATCCGCAAGCACTTCGACCTGCGTCCGTACGGCATCGTGAAGATGCTCGACCTGATCCACCCGGTGTACCAGGCCACCGCCTCGTACGGCCACTTCGGCCGCAAGCCGAAGGAAGTGGAATACGTCGACGGCAACGGCAAGAAGCACAAGGCCACCGCATTCTCCTGGGAGAAGACGGACAAGGCCGACGAGCTGCGCAAGGATGGCGGCTTGAAGAAGTAA